The Sphingosinithalassobacter sp. CS137 genome includes a region encoding these proteins:
- the fabZ gene encoding 3-hydroxyacyl-ACP dehydratase FabZ: MAALPHRYPMLLVDRVEELVPDQRIVAIKAVSMNEEFFQGHFPGRPIMPGVLQVEALAQAAGVLAVESLGLAGSGKLVYFMSIDGVKFRKPVEPGVLLRLEVEFVQKRARVCKFAGKALLGDDIATECEFTAMIADPPKAG; the protein is encoded by the coding sequence ATGGCCGCACTGCCGCATCGCTACCCGATGCTGCTGGTCGATCGAGTCGAGGAACTCGTTCCCGATCAGCGGATCGTCGCGATCAAGGCCGTGTCGATGAACGAGGAGTTCTTCCAGGGGCATTTTCCCGGAAGGCCGATCATGCCGGGCGTCCTCCAGGTGGAGGCGCTTGCGCAGGCGGCGGGCGTGCTCGCGGTCGAGAGCCTCGGCCTCGCCGGATCGGGCAAGCTCGTCTACTTCATGAGCATCGACGGCGTGAAGTTTCGCAAGCCGGTCGAACCGGGCGTGCTGCTGCGGCTCGAGGTCGAATTCGTTCAGAAGCGCGCGCGCGTCTGCAAGTTCGCGGGCAAGGCCCTGCTCGGGGACGACATCGCGACCGAGTGCGAATTCACTGCGATGATCGCCGATCCGCCCAAGGCAGGCTGA
- a CDS encoding OmpH family outer membrane protein, whose amino-acid sequence MKSFATALTAALVSASAVAVAVPAAAQTAPGIGVVNLPEVVQRSAAYQAAMQQIQTTYAAQIQQAQQRRQAIQTELQPQVQAFQQAQQAQNADRQALTQQYQAIQQREQAAQQELNTILQPVALAQAYAEEQVVAQLEAAVDRVMQNRQLAIVLRPDSAVKFLPSVNVTQDVVNELNTALPSVSTTPPAGWQPGGEQQQQQQAAPQAQPQGR is encoded by the coding sequence ATGAAGAGCTTCGCAACGGCACTCACCGCCGCACTCGTTTCCGCTTCGGCCGTCGCCGTCGCAGTTCCCGCCGCCGCGCAGACCGCGCCGGGCATCGGCGTCGTCAATCTGCCCGAAGTCGTGCAGCGCTCGGCCGCCTATCAGGCCGCGATGCAGCAGATCCAGACGACCTATGCCGCGCAGATCCAGCAGGCACAGCAGCGTCGCCAGGCGATCCAGACCGAGCTGCAGCCGCAGGTGCAGGCGTTCCAGCAGGCGCAGCAGGCGCAGAACGCCGATCGTCAGGCGCTGACGCAGCAGTATCAGGCGATTCAGCAGCGCGAGCAGGCCGCCCAGCAGGAACTGAACACGATCCTCCAGCCGGTCGCGCTCGCCCAGGCCTATGCCGAGGAGCAGGTCGTTGCGCAGCTCGAGGCCGCGGTCGATCGCGTGATGCAGAACCGTCAGCTCGCGATCGTGCTGCGTCCCGACTCCGCCGTGAAGTTTCTCCCGTCGGTCAATGTGACGCAGGATGTGGTGAACGAACTGAACACGGCGCTGCCGAGCGTTTCGACGACCCCGCCGGCCGGCTGGCAGCCCGGTGGCGAGCAGCAGCAGCAGCAGCAGGCCGCGCCCCAGGCGCAGCCGCAGGGCCGGTGA
- the bamA gene encoding outer membrane protein assembly factor BamA — protein sequence MVTAIKASNFGARATGTLLAGSMLAGLVIAVPALAQEASAPQQAPAPAQAPVAAPQEEQRVIRSLQVEGAQRIERETVLSYTQLRVGQPYTNETLDQAIVDLYASDLLADVTIAGAETGDIVIRIRENPIINRVLLEGNKRLKDDKITPEIRLAPRQIFTRTAVRADVARIVELYRRQGRFAAVVEPQMVMLDQNRVDVVFEIREGPKSKVRQINIIGNEQFSDGELRGEMATKQSRLWTIFSSNTSYDQDRLAYDQQKLRQFYLTQGYADFRVISAVAELTPDNRDFIITYVVEEGERYKFGDVTVDSAIRDFNDQALAASLPFREGDWYDAKKVEDAVDQLSEMAGLYGYAFADVRPEFQRNREDLTMGINFNVAEANRTYIERIEITGNTQTQDEVIRREFRVAEGDAFNTFLVKRSQDRINSLGYFQEGFEIEQREGSSPDRIILAANVEEKATGELTLSAGFSSLERFILQGSIRQRNFRGKGQTLSASLSYSSYSKSAELGFTEPYLFDRNIALGGTIFRRDYNAFNYVGNDRETTYSQVSTGFQLVTGVPLTEFWTLSGRYTLTYDDVFLDSSFNDAQGNCDPARAGRYYCEAVGERLTSMIGVSVIHDSLNSRIRPSRGNRLVLGLDFAGLGGDVRYLRGRAEFDKYWDVGSGFIFSVGAEGGYIHSLEESPGPGIDPVRITDRFYLGEPQFRGFDIRGVGPRVQRIPYTGDPTTGTQLLVTDEDRIIDDAIGGKAYYLAKAELEIPLGSGARELGLRPSVFVQAGALFDITEPLRTVAFPRATDAAGNPLTNADGSPTLLPSPQLDDAGNQLYVNSYTTSSGVLASRLTTCSIGYAASASEPCSGTAVNPTAPGTAPFFERFVGNSAMPRLSVGVGVNWNSPFGPLRIDVAKALITEEGDDPKLFTFNVGTQF from the coding sequence AGCCCTATACGAACGAAACGCTCGACCAGGCGATTGTCGATCTCTACGCGAGCGACCTGCTCGCCGACGTGACGATCGCCGGCGCCGAGACGGGCGACATCGTGATCCGCATTCGCGAGAATCCGATCATCAACCGCGTGCTCCTCGAAGGCAACAAGCGCCTCAAGGACGACAAGATCACTCCGGAAATCCGGCTCGCGCCGCGCCAGATCTTCACGCGGACCGCGGTTCGTGCCGATGTCGCCCGCATCGTCGAGCTCTATCGTCGCCAGGGGCGGTTCGCCGCAGTGGTCGAGCCGCAGATGGTGATGCTCGACCAGAACCGCGTCGACGTGGTGTTCGAGATCCGCGAGGGGCCGAAGTCCAAGGTTCGCCAGATCAACATCATCGGCAACGAGCAGTTCTCCGACGGCGAGCTGCGCGGCGAGATGGCGACGAAACAGTCCCGGCTCTGGACGATCTTCAGCTCGAACACGAGCTATGACCAGGATCGTCTCGCCTATGACCAGCAGAAGCTGCGCCAATTCTATCTGACACAGGGCTATGCGGATTTTCGCGTGATCTCGGCAGTGGCCGAGCTGACGCCGGACAACCGCGATTTCATTATCACCTATGTCGTGGAAGAGGGGGAACGCTACAAATTCGGCGACGTGACGGTCGACAGTGCGATCCGCGATTTCAACGATCAGGCGCTCGCTGCCTCGCTGCCGTTCCGCGAAGGTGACTGGTACGACGCGAAGAAGGTCGAGGATGCAGTCGACCAGCTCAGCGAGATGGCTGGTCTGTACGGCTATGCCTTCGCCGACGTGCGGCCCGAGTTCCAGCGCAACCGCGAAGACCTCACCATGGGGATCAACTTCAACGTTGCCGAGGCGAACCGCACCTACATCGAGCGGATCGAGATCACCGGCAACACCCAGACGCAGGACGAAGTGATCCGCCGCGAGTTCCGCGTGGCGGAGGGGGATGCCTTCAACACCTTCCTCGTCAAGCGCTCGCAGGACCGCATCAACTCGCTGGGGTATTTCCAGGAAGGCTTCGAGATCGAGCAGCGGGAGGGTTCGTCGCCCGATCGCATCATCCTGGCGGCGAACGTCGAGGAAAAGGCGACCGGCGAACTCACGCTGTCGGCCGGTTTCTCGAGCCTCGAGCGCTTCATCCTTCAGGGCTCGATCCGGCAGCGGAATTTCCGCGGCAAGGGGCAGACGCTGTCCGCCTCGCTCAGCTACTCGTCCTATTCGAAATCGGCCGAGCTGGGGTTCACCGAGCCCTATCTGTTCGATCGCAACATCGCACTGGGCGGAACGATCTTCCGCCGCGACTACAATGCGTTCAACTATGTCGGCAATGATCGCGAGACGACCTACAGCCAGGTTTCGACCGGTTTCCAGCTCGTCACCGGCGTTCCGCTCACCGAATTCTGGACGCTCTCGGGTCGTTACACGCTGACGTACGACGATGTGTTCCTCGACAGTTCGTTCAACGACGCGCAGGGCAATTGCGATCCCGCGCGCGCCGGCCGCTACTATTGCGAGGCCGTGGGCGAGCGGCTCACGTCGATGATCGGCGTGTCGGTGATCCATGACAGCCTCAACAGCCGGATCCGCCCGTCGCGCGGCAACCGACTCGTGCTCGGCCTCGACTTCGCGGGTCTCGGCGGCGACGTGCGCTATCTTCGCGGCCGTGCCGAGTTCGACAAATACTGGGACGTCGGCAGCGGCTTCATCTTCTCGGTAGGAGCCGAAGGCGGCTATATTCACTCGCTCGAGGAGAGCCCGGGCCCCGGCATCGATCCGGTCCGCATTACCGACCGATTCTATCTCGGCGAGCCGCAGTTCCGCGGATTCGATATTCGCGGCGTCGGTCCGCGCGTGCAGCGGATTCCCTACACCGGGGATCCGACGACGGGCACGCAGCTGCTGGTGACCGACGAGGATCGGATTATCGACGATGCGATCGGCGGCAAGGCCTATTATCTCGCCAAGGCCGAGCTCGAGATTCCGCTCGGAAGCGGCGCGCGCGAGCTGGGCCTGCGCCCTTCGGTCTTCGTGCAGGCGGGTGCTCTGTTTGACATTACCGAACCGCTGCGGACGGTGGCTTTCCCGCGCGCCACCGACGCGGCAGGCAATCCGCTGACCAACGCCGATGGCTCGCCGACTCTGCTGCCCAGCCCGCAGCTGGACGATGCCGGCAATCAGCTCTACGTCAACAGCTACACCACCAGCTCCGGCGTCCTGGCGAGCCGTTTGACCACCTGTTCGATCGGCTATGCGGCCAGCGCCTCGGAGCCCTGCTCGGGGACGGCGGTAAACCCCACGGCACCCGGAACTGCGCCGTTCTTCGAGCGGTTCGTGGGGAACTCCGCGATGCCGCGCCTGTCGGTCGGGGTCGGCGTCAACTGGAATTCTCCCTTCGGCCCACTGCGGATCGACGTGGCCAAGGCGCTGATCACCGAAGAGGGCGACGACCCCAAACTGTTCACCTTCAACGTAGGGACACAATTCTGA